The proteins below come from a single Rosa rugosa chromosome 2, drRosRugo1.1, whole genome shotgun sequence genomic window:
- the LOC133728127 gene encoding sodium/calcium exchanger NCL-like, giving the protein MSRLLLLFSILILCGHVHGRYNLPDQSDLISDGVRQYGTSSYSYSHNFLTLHRPSLNADDSTCDETYGFLPCTTTILGNLFLIIVYGGLMYLAATYLTNGSELLLEILGPGIIGGLFLPILGALPDAMLILVSGLSGSTETAQDQVSVGMGLLAGSTVMLITVVWGSCVFIGKCDIENNIAVDNKDTKKLSLTGSGVTTDIWTSYSAIIMAVSVIPFIVVQLPQLFSSTYLRQLAILIGLVFSLALLISYCMYQVFTPWIQRRRFAYAKHKHVISGLLKQLKMRALGKLLDNNGELNDGVITKLFHTIDVDNDKSISPSELRALIVGIRFDEIELDKDDAVEKVMKDFDTTRDSLISLEEFKAGVRKWLNEAKHAGKSTSNSGSHSEKFLNDFHEQTKKEHDLIVGEEDQSDEIVEGVDNPKKTSIKAGLMLLAGTLIAAAFADPLVDAVDNFSDATSIPTFFISFIALPLATNSSEAVSAIIFASRKKKRSASLTFSELYGAVTMNNVLCLSVFLALVYVRGLTWDFSAEVLVIVIVCVVMGVFGSLRTTFPLWTTSIAYLLYPFSLVLVYVLDYIFGWS; this is encoded by the exons ATGTCCAGACTCCTCCTCCTTTTCTCCATCCTAATCCTCTGCGGCCACGTCCACGGCCGCTACAACCTCCCCGACCAATCCGATCTAATCTCCGATGGTGTCCGCCAATACGGCACCTCCTCATACTCCTACTCACACAACTTTCTCACTCTCCACCGCCCCTCCTTGAACGCCGACGACTCCACCTGCGACGAGACGTACGGCTTCTTGCCCTGCACCACCACCATCCTCGGTAACCTCTTCCTCATCATCGTCTATGGCGGCCTCATGTACCTGGCCGCCACCTACCTCACCAATGGCAGCGAGCTCCTCCTTGAGATTCTCGGCCCCGGAATCATCGGTGGCCTCTTCCTCCCCATTCTCGGCGCTCTTCCCGACGCCATGCTCATTCTCG TATCCGGACTTTCTGGGAGTACAGAAACAGCTCAAGATCAGGTTTCTGTTGGAATGGGCTTGCTAGCTGGTTCGACTGTAATGCTCATAACTGTAGTATGGGGTTCATGTGTTTTTATTGGCAAGTGCGATATTGAGAATAATATTGCCGTAgataacaaagatacaaaaaAGTTGAGCTTAACAG GCTCTGGTGTCACTACTGATATCTGGACTAGCTATTCTGCAATAATTATGGCTGTATCTGTCATCCCATTTATTGTTGTTCAACTACCACAGCTCTTCAGTTCCACCTATTTAAGACAGTTGGCAATTTTGATCGGACTAGTTTTTTCTCTTGCACTATTGATTTCGTACTGCATGTATCAG GTATTTACGCCATGGATCCAGAGGAGACGCTTTGCTTATGCAAAGCACAAGCATGTTATATCAGGACTTCTAAAACAACTAAAGATGCGTGCATTGGGAAAGCTCCTTGACAATAATGGTGAACTCAATGATGGAGTTATTACAAA GTTATTTCATACAATTGATGTGGACAACGATAAATCTATTTCACCCTCTGAGTTGAGAGCACTGATTGTTGGAATCCGGTTTGATGAAATAGAGTTGGATAAGGATGATGCTGTAGAAAAAGTGATGAAAGATTTTGACACTACTCGTGATAGTCTGATATCGCTTGAAGAGTTCAAAGCTGGTGTCCGAAAATGGCTTAATGAGGCAAAACATGCAGGAAAATCCACTTCTAACTCTGGTAGTCACAGTGAGAAATTTTTAAATGACTTCCATGAG CAAACAAAAAAAGAGCATGATCTTATTGTGGGGGAGGAAGATCAAAGCGATGAGATTGTCGAGGGTGTTGATAATCCCAAGAAAACCTCAATCAAAGCGGGGTTGATGTTGTTGGCAGGAACTCTGATTGCGGCTGCATTTGCTGATCCCCTGGTAGATGCTGTTGATAATTTCTCAGATGCCACAAGCATTCCAACTTTCTTCATTTCATTCATTGCACTACCCCTGGCTACTAATTCTAGTGAGGCTGTATCTGCGATAATCTTTGCCAGccgtaaaaagaaaagaagtgcCTCGCTAACATTTTCTGAG TTGTATGGTGCAGTAACCATGAATAACGTCCTCTGCCTATCAGTATTTTTGGCCCTGGTTTATGTTAGGGGATTAACATGGGACTTCTCAGCTGAAGTCCTCGTCATTGTTATCGTTTGTGTTGTGATGGGTGTTTTTGGCAGTTTACGCACCACCTTCCCTCTTTGGACGACGTCCATCGCGTACCTACTTTACCCATTCTCCCTGGTACTGGTTTATGTTCTGGATTATATTTTTGGCTGGTCATAG
- the LOC133730954 gene encoding uncharacterized protein LOC133730954 — MYGNPHENEKVAFWRLMYQRFVIHSIPWLVIGDFNEILDCSEKWGGDCPSQWRLKLFHEFVSGRQLRDLHYNGPEFTWFAIRHGRVFMKERLDRALGNLAWCSDQSRTQVFHLPKIALIQQNWVLGSDTQAMSVWKSNLSGCSRALKSWSRKTFSNPTTQVAEKLVELEKLYESNQPDELFTSNGQQEWGEVLDFVDPVVTTNMNVKLTELITLQEVKDAVFDLGATKALGPDGFSGVFYQSQWDTVRSIIHEAALQHQSTSSLLQVMNQSHLALIPKVKAPVTASQFRPIALCNFSYKILTKILVNRLKTFMPCLITENQSAFVSDRQIQDNIIVAHEIFHHLKLSKSGDNYAFGLKLDMNKAYDRIEWNFLQAVLLKMGFADRWVNLVMNCVTSSTLSVLINGKPASGQLINVEKSSIYFSPNTPTEIGHLLSSIMQIPTVTDLGKYLGLPTFWHRSKKAALGYIKDSITKKVKGWKQATLSQAGKELLIKAIATAIPAYPMACFKFPVSLCTQLNGILANFWWGSQDSNGLHWKSWDFLCLPKKAGGMGFRNLEDFNNSLLAKQAWRIIQNPTALWVRLLQQRYYPSTSFLTAKKGSSSSWIWSSLLIGRDLILRVLNEISQYHRNSVASLINSDTNTWNLVDIAPHISPAQAQLISAIPITDRRIPDSLVWTHTKNGEFSVRSGYHFQHLQVHRELFQHPHRSHNIPSHLWNWIWKLKTIPRIKNFLRRACHGILPTKGTLTRRHIATSAECHMCSHHDESIEHALLTCPWIVSAWFAHPFSYKVPLQTITSFDRWLFSVSQLEKASDFATHISFFLWRCWKHRCDCLYKHIPPDPSRIALSSYHAANEFIAATKPGFPIPRQLQRLTQSLPCLSRWIPPPMNAIRINTDASWFKDSLLCGIAAIARDSNGRLVAGRAIKTMAPSAMAAEALAIREAMHLANTFPLQDIFISSDSQDIINSLRQNSPASDWTATNILSQVRYLLSTRHFNWSWTSRKANKAAHIVASLVYSGRCPPNWVQHPPSPLAAVLVFDSLPGPPHLSSTLERESKLGRFGAAGGFSEIPREFGRNRRRLR, encoded by the exons ATGTATGGAAATCCCCATGAAAATGAAAAGGTAGCTTTTTGGCGTTTGATGTACCAGCGTTTTGTGATTCATTCTATTCCCTGGTTAGTGATAGGggattttaatgaaattttagatTGTTCAGAAAAGTGGGGAGGAGACTGTCCTTCTCAATGGAGATTAAAATTGTTCCACGAGTTTGTGAGTGGAAGACAACTCCGTGATCTTCACTACAATGGGCCAGAATTTACTTGGTTTGCTATTCGTCATGGCCGTGTTTTTATGAAAGAAAGACTTGATCGAGCATTGGGAAACTTGGCCTGGTGCTCTGATCAATCTCGCACCCAAGTTTTTCATCTACCTAAGATTG CTCTTATTCAGCAAAATTGGGTGTTGGGGTCTGATACGCAAGCAATGTCAGTATGGAAATCAAATCTCTCAGGTTGCAGCCGTGCCTTAAAGTCATGGAGTAGAAAAACATTTTCCAACCCCACCACTCAAGTTGCAGAGAAGCTTGTTGAATTGGAAAAGCTTTATGAGTCCAATCAGCCTGAC GAGTTGTTCACTTCGAATGGCCAGCAAGAGTGGGGTGAAGTTCTGGATTTTGTGGATCCAGTTGTCACCACTAATATGAATGTCAAGCTCACTGAGTTGATTACTCTTCAGGAGGTTAAAGATGCGGTTTTTGATCTAGGTGCAACAAAAGCTCTGGGGCCAGATGGTTTTTCTGGTGTTTTCTATCAATCTCAATGGGATACTGTAAGAAGTATAATTCATGAGGCAGCCTTACAACATCAATCAACATCCTCTCTGCTCCAAGTTATGAATCAATCTCATCTTGCTCTTATTCCTAAAGTTAAGGCACCTGTGACTGCTTCCCAATTCAGACCAATTGCATTGTGTAACTTTTCTTACAAAATCTTGACTAAGATTCTTGTCAATCGTCTCAAGACTTTCATGCCATGTCTAATCACTGAGAATCAATCAGCTTTTGTTTCTGACAGACAAATCCAAGATAATATTATTGTGGCCCATGAGATATTTCACCATTTGAAGTTGAGCAAGTCTGGTGACAATTACGCATTCGGTTTAAAGTTGGACATGAACAAGGCATACGACCGTATCGAATGGAATTTCCTTCAAGCTGTTCTTCTGAAAATGGGATTTGCAGATCGGTGGGTGAATTTGGTTATGAATTGTGTTACTTCTTCAACTCTCTCGGTCCTTATAAATGGAAAACCAG CCTCGGGTCAGCTCATAAATGTGGAAAAATCGTCTATTTATTTCAGTCCGAATACTCCCACAGAAATAGGTCATCTGCTCAGTTCAATCATGCAAATCCCAACTGTGACTGATCTGGGGAAATATTTAGGCCTCCCTACATTTTGGCATCGTTCCAAAAAAGCTGCTCTTGGTTATATCAAGGATTCTATCACCAAGAAGGTGAAAGGCTGGAAGCAAGCTACTCTTAGTCAGGCTGGAAAGGAACTTCTGATAAAAGCTATAGCGACAGCAATTCCAGCCTACCCAATGGCTTGCTTCAAATTCCCAGTTTCTCTTTGCACCCAACTCAATGGGATTTTAGCAAATTTTTGGTGGGGAAGTCAGGACTCTAATGGTCTGCACTGGAAATCTTGGGATTTTCTTTGTCTTCCCAAAAAAGCTGGCGGTATGGGGTTTCGAAACTTGGAGGATTTCAACAACTCTCTCTTAGCAAAACAGGCTTGGAGAATCATTCAAAATCCTACAGCTCTTTGGGTCCGTCTTCTGCAACAACGATATTATCCGTCAACTTCCTTTCTTACTGCCAAAAAAGGTTCTTCTTCGTCTTGGATTTGGTCTAGTTTGCTCATTGGAAGAGATTTGATTCTTCGGGTTCTCAATGAAATATCG CAGTATCATCGCAACTCAGTGGCTTCCCTCATCAATTCGGATACCAACACTTGGAATCTAGTGGACATTGCACCCCATATATCTCCTGCTCAAGCTCAATTAATTTCTGCCATTCCAATTACTGATAGAAGAATTCCTGATTCTCTTGTTTGGACTCACACCAAAAATGGTGAGTTTTCTGTAAGGTCGGGGTATCACTTCCAACATTTGCAAGTGCATCGAGAATTATTTCAACATCCTCACAGGTCTCACAATATCCCATCCCACTTATGGAATTGGATATGGAAGTTGAAGACCATTCCGAGAATTAAGAACTTTCTTAGGCGTGCTTGCCATGGAATTCTTCCAACAAAGGGAACTCTCACTAGAAGACACATTGCCACCTCTGCTGAGTGTCATATGTGTTCGCATCATGATGAGTCAATTGAACACGCCCTCCTGACTTGTCCCTGGATTGTAAGTGCTTGGTTTGCTCATCCTTTCTCTTATAAAGTCCCTCTCCAAACCATTACTTCTTTTGACAGATGGTTATTCTCTGTGAGTCAATTAGAGAAAGCGAGTGACTTTGCTACGCACATATCTTTCTTTCTCTGGCGATGTTGGAAACATAGATGTGATTGTCTATATAAACATATTCCTCCAGACCCTAGCAGGATTGCTTTGTCTTCTTATCATGCAGCAAATGAGTTTATTGCAGCAACCAAGCCTGGGTTTCCCATTCCAAGACAATTGCAACGTCTTACTCAGTCTCTTCCTTGCCTCTCAAGATGGATTCCACCTCCTATGAATGCCATTCGAATAAATACTGATGCATCATGGTTCAAAGACTCTCTTTTATGTGGAATAGCAGCTATTGCTCGTGATTCGAATGGTCGGTTGGTTGCGGGCAGAGCAATAAAAACGATGGCCCCTTCTGCAATGGCTGCAGAAGCTTTGGCTATTAGAGAAGCTATGCATCTTGCCAACACTTTCCCGTTGCAGgatattttcatttcttctgacTCTCAAGATATTATCAACTCTCTTAGACAAAATAGCCCTGCTTCGGATTGGACAGCAACTAATATTCTCTCTCAAGTCCGGTATCTCCTTTCAACCCGGCATTTTAACTGGTCGTGGACCAGTAGAAAGGCAAACAAAGCGGCACATATTGTTGCTTCGTTAGTCTATAGTGGGAGGTGTCCTCCTAACTGGGTTCAGCACCCTCCTTCTCCCTTAGCTGCAGTTCTTGTTTTTGACAGTTTACCTGGTCCTCCTCACTT ATCATCAACTttggagagagaatcgaagctTGGAAGATTCGGAGCTGCTGGTGGGTTTTCTGAAATTCCTCGCGAATTTGGTCGCAATCGGCGAAGACTGAGATAA